A stretch of the uncultured Desulfobacter sp. genome encodes the following:
- the parC gene encoding DNA topoisomerase IV subunit A, whose protein sequence is MTQTPSSSVEEFERQPFQEFTQNAYLNYSMYVILDRALPHIGDGLKPVQRRIIYSMSQLGLSSTAKFKKSARTVGDVLGKFHPHGDTACYEAMVLMAQPFSLRYPLVDGQGNWGDPNDPKSFAAMRYTESRLSRYAKLLLDELEQGTVGWVPNFDGTLEEPSLMPARLPNILLNGTTGIAVGMATSIPPHNLREVAKALIFLIENENADINDLCKFIKGPDFPTQAEIITPANEISDIYEKGKGRVKMRAQYIIEDGELVFTALPYHASAEKIYEQIAAQISAKKLPMVSDLRDESDHEEPTRLVVMPRSNRVDLDALADHLFATTDLEKSFSINMNMIGLDGRPGVKPLKETLNEWLEFRKSTIEKKFRFRLEKIISRLHILEGFKTVYLNLDQVIDIIRKADDPAKELMDTFGLSEIQVKAVLEIRLRQLARMEEIKITEEMAALSKEKAHLDKLLNSPKAFKAFIIKEIEDDAKNFGDKRRSPIKKRKEAEAFSVVDVIEVEPVTIILSANGWIRTAKGHEIDPENVKFKTGDHLLCHLRTRSDKPIALIDTSGRTYTLFSHTLPSARGNGEPVTGHLSLAPDTSIYTMIAAEDEDLFLNGADNGYGYIIKFSDFLTNFKNGKAVITLSKKDLPMAPLPIPDVNSDNVAAITTSGRMLIFPVNQLPRLKKGKGNKIIHIPASGKSKNTPEKLKFLKILPLSSNLVIYSGKHLLRLTPGNQQDYTSTRGRRGKLLPRGYRNVDYIEIIPIRPTIDDMD, encoded by the coding sequence ATGACCCAGACCCCAAGTTCCAGTGTTGAAGAATTTGAACGCCAGCCTTTCCAAGAGTTCACCCAAAACGCGTACCTGAACTACTCCATGTATGTCATTTTGGACCGAGCCCTGCCCCATATCGGTGACGGACTCAAACCCGTCCAGCGCCGGATCATATACTCCATGAGCCAGCTTGGACTCTCATCCACAGCCAAATTTAAAAAATCGGCCAGGACTGTGGGTGATGTCCTGGGTAAATTTCACCCCCATGGAGATACGGCCTGTTACGAGGCCATGGTCTTGATGGCCCAGCCGTTTTCTTTAAGATACCCCCTGGTGGACGGACAGGGCAACTGGGGTGATCCCAACGATCCCAAGTCCTTTGCAGCCATGCGGTATACGGAATCAAGGCTGTCCAGATATGCAAAGCTTCTTTTGGACGAACTGGAGCAGGGCACGGTGGGATGGGTTCCCAATTTTGACGGCACACTGGAAGAACCCTCCCTGATGCCGGCCCGTCTGCCCAATATTCTGCTCAACGGCACCACCGGCATCGCCGTAGGTATGGCGACTTCCATCCCCCCCCATAATTTAAGGGAAGTGGCAAAGGCTTTGATCTTTCTCATTGAAAATGAAAACGCCGACATCAATGACTTGTGCAAATTCATTAAAGGCCCTGATTTTCCCACACAAGCTGAAATCATAACCCCGGCAAATGAAATCAGCGACATCTATGAAAAAGGCAAAGGACGCGTAAAAATGAGGGCCCAGTATATTATAGAGGATGGGGAACTGGTATTCACAGCCCTTCCCTATCATGCGTCCGCAGAAAAAATCTACGAGCAGATCGCCGCCCAGATCAGTGCCAAAAAACTACCGATGGTCTCGGATCTGCGGGATGAATCCGATCACGAGGAACCCACACGGCTGGTGGTGATGCCACGGTCAAACCGCGTAGATCTCGACGCCCTGGCAGACCACCTTTTTGCCACTACGGATCTTGAAAAATCATTTTCAATCAACATGAACATGATCGGCCTTGACGGTCGGCCAGGGGTAAAACCCCTAAAAGAGACCTTGAATGAATGGCTTGAGTTTAGAAAATCCACCATTGAAAAAAAATTTCGTTTCCGTCTAGAAAAAATTATCAGCCGGCTGCATATCCTGGAAGGATTTAAAACCGTTTACCTTAACCTTGATCAGGTGATTGACATCATACGCAAGGCAGATGATCCGGCCAAAGAACTTATGGACACATTTGGCCTGTCCGAAATCCAGGTAAAGGCTGTTCTGGAAATCCGGCTGCGTCAGCTTGCCAGAATGGAAGAGATCAAAATCACCGAGGAGATGGCCGCGCTATCCAAAGAAAAGGCGCATTTAGACAAACTGTTGAACTCGCCTAAAGCATTTAAGGCGTTTATTATCAAAGAAATTGAAGATGACGCCAAAAATTTTGGAGACAAACGCAGATCCCCCATCAAGAAACGCAAGGAAGCAGAAGCATTCTCGGTTGTCGATGTCATTGAAGTGGAGCCTGTCACCATCATCCTCTCTGCCAATGGGTGGATAAGAACTGCAAAAGGCCATGAAATAGATCCTGAAAATGTAAAATTCAAGACAGGGGATCATCTGTTGTGCCACCTGCGTACCCGATCTGACAAACCTATTGCGCTCATTGATACTTCGGGCCGGACATATACCCTGTTTTCCCATACCCTTCCCTCGGCCAGGGGAAACGGGGAACCTGTCACAGGGCATCTCTCCCTGGCCCCGGATACCAGCATATACACCATGATTGCCGCCGAAGATGAAGACCTGTTTCTCAACGGAGCCGACAATGGGTATGGCTATATCATCAAGTTCAGTGATTTTTTAACCAATTTTAAAAACGGAAAGGCAGTGATTACTTTGTCCAAAAAAGATCTGCCCATGGCACCACTTCCCATACCGGATGTCAATTCCGACAATGTTGCCGCAATCACGACTAGCGGCAGGATGCTGATCTTTCCAGTCAACCAGCTGCCTCGCCTAAAAAAAGGTAAAGGCAACAAAATAATCCATATTCCGGCTTCCGGCAAAAGCAAAAACACCCCTGAAAAGCTTAAGTTTCTAAAAATATTGCCTTTAAGTTCAAATCTTGTTATATATTCGGGCAAACATCTCTTGCGGCTGACACCAGGCAACCAGCAGGATTACACAAGCACTAGGGGGCGACGGGGGAAATTGCTTCCTCGTGGATACAGAAACGTTGATTATATTGAAATTATCCCCATACGGCCGACGATAGATGATATGGATTAA
- the mltF gene encoding membrane-bound lytic murein transglycosylase MltF: MKSFLTKHFILLLLIILTLGLVSFCVFIEHKDVDSALNTVEKIRKNGKLRLITNRAINTYYLYNDKPMGFEYDLACEFAKFMNVELDVITPGWNNMFSYLEQDKGDFIAAGISITAPRLEYVDFSIPYMTIQQRIIHHNLTFNPKDINDMKYKIFHVRRGTSYHYRLADIKASGVPLEYVLHNNIPTEELIGMVHDREIKFTIADSNIALLSRRFFPDIRIGTPIQERESLAWAVRKNDSEMLKQINKFLLHATNTGILKRITTKYYGNIDDFDAYELKKFHERVNTRLPKYKNVIKVESAKHGFDWRLIAAIAYQESHFNPDAKSFTNVCGLMQITNATAKEMGIENRRDPQQSIRAGIKYLALMYKRFDFIKDESQRLLFAMASYNIGYGHVKDAMSLAKREGYDPNTWQGLKATLPLLTKEKYYNQTKYGYARGWEPVHYVERIQTYFDILKQKKAVMAG; encoded by the coding sequence ATGAAATCATTTTTAACTAAACATTTTATACTTTTACTTCTCATTATTTTAACCTTAGGGCTTGTAAGCTTTTGTGTATTCATTGAACACAAGGATGTCGACAGTGCCCTAAACACGGTAGAAAAGATACGCAAAAACGGCAAATTACGTTTAATTACAAACAGAGCTATCAACACCTATTATCTGTACAATGACAAACCCATGGGGTTTGAGTATGATCTGGCTTGTGAATTTGCCAAATTCATGAATGTGGAGCTTGATGTCATCACTCCCGGCTGGAACAACATGTTCTCGTATCTCGAACAGGACAAAGGCGATTTTATTGCCGCAGGGATTTCCATTACAGCCCCGCGCCTGGAATATGTAGATTTTTCTATTCCCTACATGACCATACAGCAACGTATTATTCACCATAATCTCACATTTAATCCCAAGGACATCAACGACATGAAGTATAAAATTTTTCATGTCAGACGAGGGACATCTTATCATTACAGACTGGCAGATATAAAAGCCTCCGGCGTTCCTCTGGAGTATGTGCTGCATAACAACATCCCCACCGAAGAGCTCATCGGCATGGTCCATGACAGGGAGATCAAATTCACCATTGCCGATTCAAATATCGCCCTGCTCAGTCGGCGCTTTTTTCCGGACATACGCATCGGTACCCCCATCCAGGAACGTGAATCTCTGGCCTGGGCAGTCCGAAAAAATGATAGTGAGATGCTCAAACAAATTAATAAATTTTTGCTTCATGCCACCAACACAGGCATTCTCAAACGCATTACAACCAAATACTATGGCAACATCGACGACTTTGACGCCTATGAGCTGAAAAAATTCCATGAGCGTGTCAATACCCGATTGCCTAAATACAAAAACGTGATCAAGGTAGAATCGGCCAAGCACGGATTTGACTGGCGTCTTATCGCGGCAATTGCGTACCAGGAATCCCACTTTAACCCGGATGCAAAAAGTTTTACCAATGTTTGCGGATTGATGCAGATCACTAACGCAACCGCAAAGGAAATGGGTATTGAAAACCGCCGAGACCCTCAGCAGAGCATCCGTGCAGGGATAAAATACCTGGCATTGATGTACAAACGGTTTGATTTCATAAAAGATGAGTCCCAGCGACTGTTGTTTGCCATGGCAAGTTATAATATCGGATATGGGCACGTCAAAGACGCCATGAGCCTGGCAAAAAGGGAAGGGTATGATCCCAATACCTGGCAAGGGCTAAAGGCGACACTTCCTTTGTTAACCAAGGAAAAATATTATAACCAAACAAAATACGGATATGCCCGGGGCTGGGAACCGGTTCATTATGTGGAGCGTATCCAGACATATTTCGATATTCTAAAACAAAAAAAAGCGGTCATGGCCGGATAA
- a CDS encoding Rne/Rng family ribonuclease translates to MTRKILINAMDPEENRIAMVFDNKLDQFHIETAAKAATKGNIYKGVVTRVEPSLQAVFVDYGAEKNGFLQKNEIHPDYFQEVEKNDRSLFNLVKKGQEMIVQVTKDPINLKGAMLTTYISLPGRFGVLMPGNNTRGVSRKIVEEDERKRLAGILKSMKITEGFGMIVRTAGKGATKTLLTSDLRYLMRVWKNIDKLAMENQSPCLLYKEQSLAVRSLRDYFTTDIKEILIDNPDTYKEVLDFIGMIAPKQKKIVRLFKSEKPIFTKYQLEEQISSIYRREVSLKSGGFIVIEQTEALVSIDVNSGKSTKRNSIEETAYHTNLEAAEEVARQLRLRDMGGLIVVDFIDMKERRHKAEITKTMKKHLKSDKARTKVGGITAFGLLEMSRQRIRHSITYGAYETCRHCNGRGMTPSVEIQALSLLRTLALKTLKAEPDQKFICRVPEEVAYYMLNTKREELLDLETKRQVVITIEIDRTMVSGQNSVN, encoded by the coding sequence ATGACCAGAAAAATTCTAATTAATGCAATGGATCCGGAAGAAAACCGGATTGCCATGGTTTTTGACAACAAACTGGATCAATTTCACATCGAAACTGCTGCAAAAGCAGCAACCAAAGGCAATATATACAAGGGTGTTGTCACCCGGGTAGAACCTAGCCTGCAAGCCGTTTTCGTGGATTACGGCGCCGAGAAAAACGGATTCTTACAAAAAAACGAAATTCACCCGGATTATTTTCAGGAAGTTGAAAAAAACGACAGATCTTTGTTCAACTTAGTCAAAAAAGGCCAGGAAATGATCGTTCAGGTCACCAAAGATCCGATTAATCTTAAAGGGGCGATGCTGACCACCTATATTTCCCTTCCCGGGCGTTTTGGCGTACTAATGCCGGGGAACAACACCCGGGGCGTTTCCCGTAAAATCGTTGAGGAAGACGAACGAAAGCGGCTGGCCGGAATTCTCAAAAGCATGAAAATCACCGAAGGTTTCGGCATGATTGTCAGAACCGCAGGTAAGGGCGCCACCAAAACGTTGCTGACATCAGATCTTCGTTATTTGATGCGTGTATGGAAAAACATTGACAAACTGGCCATGGAAAACCAGTCTCCCTGCCTACTCTATAAAGAACAAAGCCTAGCCGTACGTTCTTTAAGGGACTATTTTACTACGGATATCAAAGAGATCCTCATTGACAATCCAGACACATACAAGGAAGTTCTGGACTTTATCGGGATGATTGCCCCCAAACAGAAAAAAATTGTCCGGCTGTTCAAAAGTGAAAAACCCATTTTTACAAAATACCAGCTTGAGGAACAGATTTCATCCATATATAGAAGAGAGGTGTCGCTTAAATCCGGTGGTTTTATTGTAATTGAGCAAACAGAAGCCCTGGTTTCCATTGATGTCAACTCAGGCAAATCCACAAAAAGAAACAGCATTGAGGAGACCGCCTATCATACCAATCTTGAAGCGGCCGAAGAAGTGGCGCGGCAGTTGCGACTGCGTGATATGGGGGGGCTGATTGTCGTGGATTTTATTGACATGAAAGAACGTAGGCACAAGGCAGAGATCACCAAAACCATGAAAAAACATTTAAAATCCGATAAGGCCAGAACCAAGGTAGGTGGGATCACCGCCTTCGGCCTCCTTGAGATGTCCAGACAACGTATCCGCCACTCCATCACATACGGGGCCTATGAAACCTGCAGACATTGCAACGGCCGGGGCATGACGCCTTCTGTTGAAATCCAGGCACTTTCACTGCTTCGAACTTTGGCACTCAAAACCCTGAAAGCGGAACCTGATCAAAAATTTATCTGCCGGGTTCCCGAAGAGGTCGCGTATTACATGCTGAATACCAAAAGGGAAGAACTTCTCGATCTTGAAACAAAACGCCAGGTCGTCATAACTATTGAAATAGATAGGACCATGGTATCCGGCCAAAACAGCGTTAATTAA
- the yajC gene encoding preprotein translocase subunit YajC, which yields MLISTAYAMGAPGGQAGQGGGLAGFLPIIILFAIFYFLLIRPQQKKAKEHKAMIDNLKKGNRVVTSGGIYGTILGLDDTTIGLEIAEKVKIKVARGNIAGLVSDIEASAKSQEKK from the coding sequence ATGTTGATTAGCACTGCATACGCGATGGGCGCCCCTGGTGGACAGGCCGGACAGGGCGGAGGACTGGCTGGTTTCCTGCCAATTATTATTTTGTTTGCCATTTTTTATTTCCTGCTCATCAGACCCCAGCAAAAAAAAGCTAAAGAACATAAAGCGATGATCGACAATCTTAAAAAAGGCAACCGGGTTGTAACATCCGGCGGTATTTACGGCACCATTCTTGGCCTGGATGACACCACCATCGGTCTTGAGATCGCCGAGAAAGTTAAAATTAAGGTTGCAAGGGGAAACATTGCCGGCCTGGTTTCCGATATTGAAGCCTCAGCAAAATCCCAAGAAAAAAAATAA